The following proteins are co-located in the Choristoneura fumiferana chromosome 23, NRCan_CFum_1, whole genome shotgun sequence genome:
- the LOC141441214 gene encoding arylphorin subunit alpha-like, whose amino-acid sequence TTLCNTKINWTLTTPNCFSRTPKLTNCDKFDLYGFKIHNDIFATEQELTNSTVSFKVRQPRLNHKSFTVTVNVASEVTTDAIAKLFLGPQFDINGPALSIEANSMNFVELDSFVYQLVPGDNQINGNSEEFFFFKEGVIPVTEINKLLASGKVPVNMVDQKYEIPNRMMLPRGTSGGFPFQICVMV is encoded by the coding sequence ACTACATTGTGCAATACAAAGATCAATTGGACCCTTACAACACCAAATTGCTTTTCGAGGACGCCAAAATTGACAAACTGTGATAAGTTTGATCTGTATGGCTTTAAAATCCACAACGACATCTTTGCCACTGAACAGGAACTTACAAATTCGACGGTATCCTTTAAAGTTCGTCAACCTCGTCTCAACCACAAATCCTTCACTGTAACCGTTAATGTCGCATCTGAGGTCACAACCGACGCCATCGCCAAATTATTTTTAGGCCCTCAGTTTGACATCAACGGTCCTGCTCTTAGCATTGAAGCCAATTCGATGAACTTCGTTGAGTTGGACTCCTTCGTATACCAGCTTGTTCCTGGTGATAACCAAATCAACGGCAATTCTGAagaattcttcttcttcaaagAGGGCGTAATACCTGTTACTGAAATCAACAAGCTTCTAGCGTCCGGAAAAGTACCAGTTAACATGGTTGATCAGAAGTACGAAATCCCCAACAGAATGATGTTACCTAGAGGCACAAGTGGCGGTTTCCCCTTCCAGATCTGCGTTATGGTGTAG
- the LOC141440948 gene encoding arylphorin subunit beta-like, whose protein sequence is MKTVVFLAALVALAVAGTVPPQHTYKTKDVNADYVKVQKQLIALLETVGQVRKDEDWYKLGLEFDVEANKENYSNKKAFEEFMLYYKSGFLPKHKTFSIFYDRMREEAIVLAKLFYYAKDYETFYSTAAWARVHLNDGLFLYSYYFAIYQRQDTRNFVLPAPYEMYPQYFASTDAFLKAYRIKMQQGIVDPVLAAENGIAKESDYYVIYSNYSSPWFTGSEEQKISYFTEDIGMNSYYYYLNVIYPFWMKGFSFEPIEEMRGGVFYFLYQQLVARYYMERLTNGLGEIPVFSWTKPLKTGYTCDLSTYYPFFQRNDYYAIDKIENEEYLNFLKHYEQAFLNFLDQGHFEAYKQKIDLSDPKAMNFVGNYWFTNADLYEHTGPRNYERYYEIIGRRVLSGTPEPVDKHTVYPAALELIQTSLRDPVFFQFYKRILNYIVEYKDYLEPYSTELHFEGVKVKDVQVEKLVTYFDLYDFEISNDVFYSEQELKGSPAYFKVRQPRLNHQPFTVTVDVKSEVATDAVVKFFLGPKYDSNGYPLSLENNWMNFVELDWFKYKLVAGENKIERSSSDFFYYKEDSMPVSELYKLLGTGKVPVDMAEHEYEIPNRMMLPRGTSGGFPFQLYVMVYPYTPLPEKLAEFSKYFVDAKPVGYPFDRPAYDVFFKQPNFFYKDVFIYHEGEQYPNTYNSQFSHTNQVPKQ, encoded by the exons ATGAAGACTGTGGTATTCCTCGCTGCCCTGGTGGCTCTGGCCGTCGCCGGAACCGTCCCGCCTCAACACACTTATAAGACCAAGGATG TTAACGCCGACTATGTCAAGGTCCAAAAGCAACTCATAGCTCTCTTAGAGACCGTTGGTCAAGTCAGGAAAGATGAAGACTGGTACAAACTGGGACTTGAATTCGATGTCGAAGCTAATAAGGAAAACTACTCC aacaAAAAGGCATTCGAAGAATTCATGCTGTACTACAAGAGTGGATTCCTCCCTAAGCACAAGACCTTCTCCATCTTTTATGACCGTATGAGGGAAGAAGCTATCGTGCTCGCTAAACTGTTTTACTACGCCAAAGATTACGAGACCTTCTACAGCACTGCTGCTTGGGCGCGCGTCCACCTTAACGATGGTCTTTTCCTGTACTCATACTACTTCGCCATTTACCAACGCCAGGATACTCGGAACTTTGTTCTCCCCGCACCTTACGAGATGTATCCTCAGTACTTTGCTAGCACTGATGCTTTTCTTAAGGCCTACCGCATTAAAATGCAACAAGGTATAGTAGACCCTGTCTTGGCTGCTGAAAATGGTATTGCCAAGGAAAGTGACTACTATGTGATCTACTCCAACTACTCAAGCCCGTGGTTTACTGGCAGCGAGGAACAGAAGATCTCTTACTTCACTGAAGACATTGGCATGAACTCTTACTACTATTACCTGAATGTTATCTATCCCTTCTGGATGAAAGGCTTCTCTTTCGAACCAATCGAAGAAATGCGCGGTGGAGTGTTCTATTTCCTCTACCAACAACTGGTTGCCCGTTATTACATGGAACGTCTTACCAATGGACTGGGTGAAATCCCCGTGTTCTCCTGGACTAAGCCACTGAAGACCGGCTACACTTGCGATCTGTCTACCTACTACCCATTCTTCCAGAGGAACGACTATTACGCTattgacaaaattgaaaatgaaGAATACTTGAACTTCCTGAAGCATTACGAACAGGCTTTCCTGAACTTCTTAGATCAAGGTCACTTTGAGgca TACAAGCAAAAGATTGATCTGTCAGACCCCAAGGCTATGAACTTCGTGGGCAACTACTGGTTCACAAACGCAGACCTGTACGAACACACCGGACCCAGGAACTACGAACGCTACTACGAAATCATCGGCCGTCGTGTCCTGTCCGGTACTCCTGAGCCAGTTGACaa GCACACCGTCTACCCGGCTGCGCTCGAGCTGATTCAGACTTCCCTGCGTGACCCTGTTTTCTTCCAATTCTACAAACGCATCCTGAACTACATTGTTGAATACAAAGATTACTTGGAGCCCTACAGCACCGAGTTGCACTTCGAGGGTGTCAAGGTCAAGGACGTCCAGGTCGAGAAACTAGTCACCTACTTCGATCTGTATGACTTTGAAATCAGCAACGACGTATTCTACTCTGAACAGGAACTTAAAGGTTCCCCAGCATACTTCAAAGTGCGTCAACCTCGTCTCAACCACCAACCATTCACTGTGACCGTCGATGTCAAGTCTGAGGTTGCTACCGACGCTGTCGTTAAGTTCTTCTTGGGTCCCAAATACGACAGCAATGGCTATCCTCTAAGCCTTGAGAATAACTGGATGAACTTCGTTGAGTTGGACTGGTTCAAATACAAGCTTGTTGCTGGTGAAAACAAAATCGAACGCAGCTCTAGCGACTTCTTCTACTACAAGGAAGACTCAATGCCTGTTTCTGAGCTTTACAAGCTTCTGGGTACCGGAAAAGTGCCAGTTGACATGGCTGAGCATGAGTACGAGATCCCTAACCGAATGATGTTGCCTAGAGGCACAAGTGGCGGTTTCCCCTTCCAGCTTTACGTTATGGTATACCCGTACACGCCTCTGCCTGAGAAACTGGCTGAATTCAGCAAATACTTCGTCGACGCTAAGCCTGTCGGCTATCCGTTCGACCGTCCCGCCTATGATGTGTTCTTCAAGCAGCCGAACTTCTTCTACAAAGATGTGTTCATCTACCACGAGGGAGAACAATACCCCAACACCTACAATAGCCAATTTTCGCACACCAACCAAGTGCCTAAACAATAA
- the LOC141440949 gene encoding arylphorin subunit beta-like, whose translation MKTVVFLAALVALAVAGTVPPQHTYKTKDVNADYVKVQKQLIALLETVGQVRKDEDWYKLGLEFDVEANKENYSNKKAFEEFMLYYKSGFLPKHKTFSIFYDRMREEAIVLAKLFYYAKDYETFYSTAAWARVHLNDGLFLYSYYFAIYQRQDTRNFVLPAPYEMYPQYFASTDAFLKAYRIKMQQGIVDPVLAAENGIAKESDYYVIYSNYSSPWFTGSEEQKISYFTEDIGMNSYYYYLNVIYPFWMKASLSNQSKKCAVECS comes from the exons ATGAAGACTGTGGTATTCCTCGCTGCCCTGGTGGCTCTGGCCGTCGCCGGAACCGTCCCGCCTCAACACACTTATAAGACCAAGGATG TTAACGCCGACTATGTCAAGGTCCAAAAGCAACTCATAGCTCTCTTAGAGACCGTTGGTCAAGTCAGGAAAGATGAAGACTGGTACAAATTGGGACTTGAATTCGATGTCGAAGCTAATAAGGAAAACTACTCC aacaaAAAGGCATTCGAAGAATTCATGCTGTACTACAAGAGTGGATTCCTCCCTAAGCACAAGACCTTCTCCATCTTTTATGACCGTATGAGGGAAGAAGCTATCGTGCTCGCTAAACTGTTTTACTACGCCAAAGATTACGAGACCTTCTACAGCACTGCTGCTTGGGCGCGCGTCCACCTTAACGATGGTCTTTTCCTGTACTCATACTACTTCGCCATTTACCAACGCCAGGATACTCGGAACTTTGTTCTCCCCGCACCTTACGAGATGTATCCTCAGTACTTTGCTAGCACTGATGCTTTTCTTAAGGCCTACCGCATTAAAATGCAACAAGGTATAGTAGACCCTGTCTTGGCTGCTGAAAATGGTATTGCCAAGGAAAGTGACTACTATGTGATCTACTCCAACTACTCAAGCCCGTGGTTTACTGGCAGCGAGGAACAGAAGATCTCTTACTTCACTGAAGACATTGGCATGAACTCTTACTACTATTACCTGAATGTTATCTATCCCTTCTGGATGAAGGCTTCTCTTTCGAACCAATCGAAGAAATGCGCGGTGGAGTGTTCT
- the LOC141440950 gene encoding uncharacterized protein, which yields MASSRSRKMIELVKNSNLHTAEHDKENNNFNINKSGASEDECPSDTTDGYPSSPLPQGAVNVYEEMRDVWDEVFSDVNNYKELHSTIEKCQLNKEDTIKTATTASSDVLNKDAYMPTETMSPVNVLSCPPSVSIHQDLISPLPFTPAAIC from the exons ATGGCTTCTAGTAGGTCAAGAAAAATGATTGAATTAGTGAAAAATAGCAATCTTCACACAGCGGAACATGACAAGGAAAACAATaactttaatataaataaaagtggtGCTTCTGAGGATGAGTGCCCATCGGATACTACGG ACGGATATCCTTCTTCACCTTTGCCGCAAGGTGCTGTAAATGTCTATGAAGAAATGCGTGACGTATGGGATGAAGTTTTCTCTGATGTTAACAATTACAAAGAGCTTCATTCAACAATAGAAAAGTGCCAACTGAACAAGGAAGACACAATAAAAACCGCCACTACGGCTTCATCTGATGTCCTTAATAAAGATGCGTACATGCCTACAGAAACTATGTCCCCGGTTAATGTATTAAGTTGCCCGCCCTCAGTTAGTATACACCAAGATTTAATTTCTCCCCTGCCATTCACTCCTGCTGCTATCTGCTAG
- the LOC141440947 gene encoding acidic juvenile hormone-suppressible protein 1-like, which produces MARLVLCALALLVAGVACEPPKKTWPQKPADPVFLKKQVDLSSLFFHIHEPLHFQEQKTIASSWEIEKNIEHYSNVTAVKIYVELMEFGLLPRAVPFSILDEHHQFEAETLFNVLWSAKDYDTFYKTAVYLRERVNEGLYVYVLTTAIVHRHDTQGFVVPPIYEIFPSFFNNGEVMTTAQRINTHGKHLVEYYPSTYIWDDNVVIRWNQTAWPYFSELAPVFYFTHDYALNALYYNWHVAYPTWLGSETCPLVKDKRGEWFWFAHKQLLARYYMERLSNGLGEIPDLDFHSPVEHGYTSGLLYHNGIPFPVRPDNFNLQQDEFVHEITSISDFERRIRDAIEVGYFINHLGEHVSLRDPESIDVLGRLIQANEDSPNTNYYKDFISIWKSLLGNSNVHDHSYHGGYMPLVVPSALEHYQTALRDPAFYMIWKRVLHLFTLWQEQLPPYKPEELALPSVVIQSVDTDKLVTYFEHTYVNVTNHLHMNDFERKVVADDVSVLVQYPRLNHKIFKIRVHVKSEVAKTVVVRFFLAPKYDSHGYEIPLHLNTDNFFLLDQFTYDLPQGEHVIKRDSTENLFTVEDWASGHDVYVKAENALHGKGQFNFDQSQNIEGFPERLLLPKGRENGMPFILMAYISEYRAPKVQFGTGFDSVVSPGIGSGARRMTDDPLGFPLNRPLFKWQIDGLHNLWLEEVKIFHKPTPEIYVPHTE; this is translated from the exons ATGGCTCGTCTAGTGTTGTGTGCCTTGGCGCTTCTCGTCGCCGGTGTGGCCTGCGAACCTCCAAAGAAGACCTGGCCCCAGAAACCAG CTGACCCGGTCTTTCTGAAGAAGCAAGTAGACCTGTCGTCGCTGTTCTTCCACATCCACGAGCCTCTTCACTTCCAGGAACAAAAGACCATTGCCAGCAGTTGGGAAATTGAGAAGAACATTGAACATTACAGC AATGTCACTGCCGTCAAAATCTACGTTGAGCTGATGGAATTCGGTCTGCTGCCTCGTGCGGTGCCTTTCTCTATTCTCGATGAGCACCACCAATTTGAGGCTGAGACCCTGTTCAATGTGCTGTGGTCCGCGAAGGATTACGATACATTCTACAAAACCGCTGTGTACCTGAGAGAGCGAGTCAACGAGGGTCTGTACGTTTACGTGCTCACCACTGCCATCGTTCACCGACACGACACTCAAGGATTCGTTGTTCCACCAATCTACGAAATCTTCCCATCCTTCTTCAACAATGGAGAGGTTATGACCACTGCCCAGAGAATTAATACCCACGGCAAACACTTAGTTGAATACTATCCATCTACTTACATTTGGGACGACAATGTAGTGATCAGATGGAACCAAACCGCCTGGCCTTACTTCTCAGAACTAGCCCCTGTGTTCTACTTCACTCATGATTACGCTCTTAACGCACTCTATTACAACTGGCACGTTGCTTACCCAACTTGGCTCGGAAGTGAGACCTGCCCCTTGGTTAAGGATAAACGCGGTGAATGGTTTTGGTTCGCTCATAAGCAGCTCCTGGCTCGTTACTACATGGAGAGACTGTCGAACGGTCTCGGAGAGATTCCCGACCTTGACTTCCACAGTCCTGTGGAACACGGCTACACATCTGGTCTTTTGTACCATAACGGGATCCCGTTCCCGGTCAGGCCTGACAATTTCAACCTACAACAGGATGAGTTTGTTCACGAGATTACGTCCATCAGCGATTTTGAACGTCGAATTCGCGATGCCATCGAGGTTGGCTACTTCATCAAC cacCTTGGCGAACACGTTAGCCTTCGCGACCCTGAATCCATTGATGTTCTTGGACGTCTTATTCAAGCAAACGAAGACTCTCCTAACACTAACTACTACAAGGACTTCATCAGCATCTGGAAATCTCTTCTCGGAAACTCTAATGTACACGACCATAGTTATCACGGCGG ATACATGCCTCTGGTTGTTCCCTCTGCTCTGGAGCACTACCAGACTGCGCTCCGCGATCCTGCTTTCTACATGATCTGGAAACGTGTGCTGCACCTCTTTACCTTGTGGCAGGAGCAACTTCCTCCTTACAAGCCTGAGGAGTTGGCTTTACCATCTGTTGTCATCCAGAGCGTTGACACCGACAAACTGGTCACTTACTTCGAACACACCTACGTGAACGTCACAAACCATTTGCACATGAATGATTTCGAAA GGAAGGTTGTAGCTGACGATGTCAGTGTCCTTGTCCAATACCCTCGTTTGAACCACAAAATTTTCAAGATCCGTGTGCACGTGAAGAGCGAAGTCGCGAAGACcgtcgtagtcaggttcttctTGGCGCCCAAATACGACAGCCACGGCTATGAGATTCCTCTGCACCTAAACACTGACAACTTCTTCCTTCTTGATCAATTCACTTATGACT TGCCTCAAGGAGAGCATGTGATCAAGCGTGACTCTACCGAGAACCTGTTCACCGTTGAAGACTGGGCCAGTGGTCACGACGTTTACGTTAAGGCTGAAAATGCTCTTCACGGCAAAGGCCAGTTCAACTTTGACCAGTCGCAGAACATCGAAGGTTTCCCTGAACGCCTTCTCCTTCCTAAAG GTCGTGAGAACGGTATGCCTTTCATCCTGATGGCTTACATCTCGGAGTACCGCGCGCCTAAGGTGCAGTTTGGAACTGGTTTCGACAGCGTTGTCTCCCCTGGTATCGGCTCTGGAGCTCGCCGTATGACCGACGACCCTCTCGGCTTCCCTCTCAACCGTCCTCTGTTCAAGTGGCAGATCGATGGTCTACACAACCTTTGGTTGGAAGAAGTCAAGATCTTCCACAAACCAACCCCCGAAATCTACGTGCCTCACACCGAATAA